The following are encoded together in the Lathyrus oleraceus cultivar Zhongwan6 chromosome 3, CAAS_Psat_ZW6_1.0, whole genome shotgun sequence genome:
- the LOC127131429 gene encoding uncharacterized protein LOC127131429, which produces MLLSEYDIEYHTLKAIKVSVLADHLAHQPIDDYEPINFESLDEDVMYLKAKDCNEPLPNERPEPGSQWGLLFDVAGNAYGNGIRVVIITPHGSHIPFTTRLTFKYTKNMAEYEACIMGLEEAIGLRIKNLDVYGDSALVVNQIKGEWETRQPGLIPYKDYVKRLSTFFNKIEFHHIPREENQMADALAALASMIIVNHWNDVPKIDVMCLDRPAHVFAMEEVSDDKQCM; this is translated from the exons ATGCTCTTGTCCGAATATGACATTGAGTATCACACCCTGAAAGCTATCAAAGTAAGTGTTTTGGCCGATCATTTAGCTCATCAACCAATTGACGATTATGAGCCTATAAATTTTGAATCCCTAGATGAAGATGTGATGTACTTAAAAGCCAAAGATTGCAATGAACCACTGCCAAATGAAAGGCCAGAGCCAGGTTCTCAATGGGGTTTACTATTTGATGTAGCAGgtaatgcttatggtaatggtATTAGGGTAGTAATCATCACTCCTCATGGCTCACATATCCCTTTTACCACAAGATTAACATTCAAGTACACGAAAAACATGgcagaatacgaagcttgcatcATGGGTCTAGAAGAAGCCATTGGTCTTAGAATAAAAAATCTCGATGTTTATGGAGACTCAGCTCTAGTTGTCAAtcaaattaaaggagaatgggaaactcgtCAACCCGGCCTaatcccatacaaagactatgtAAAGAGGTTATCTACTTTCTTCAACAAGATTGAATTTCATCACATCCCTCGTGAGGAAAATCAAATGGCAGATGCCTTGGCAGCTTTGGCTTCCATGATCATTGTGAATCATTGGAATGATGTTCCTAAGATCGATGTTATGTGTCTTGATAGACCCGCTCATGTATTTGCAATGGAAGAAGTCTCTGATGACAAGCAATG TATGTGA